A single Dermacentor variabilis isolate Ectoservices chromosome 9, ASM5094787v1, whole genome shotgun sequence DNA region contains:
- the LOC142558046 gene encoding uncharacterized protein LOC142558046 produces MLCNVNEETSFEVKQALRRNMMTVHEAIRFVSGSREHSHALAFEDLKHTYSIEHVLSHNYGLDDATVAEKVTEARSRLAAEFFVLTGVVRSRVTCYRERARRPKFSELYLNILANICSLICIRDVRRH; encoded by the exons ATGCTCTGCAACGTCAACGAGGAAACATCCTTCGAAGTAAAGCAGGCTCTCCGTCGTAACATG ATGACAGTCCATGAGGCCATCCGCTTCGTCAGTGGCTCCCGTGAACACAGCCACGCCCTTGCCTTCGAAGATCTGAAACACACGTACTCCATAGAGCACGTGCTGTCCCATAACTACGGCCTCGACGACGCAACTGTGGCCGAGAAGGTTACCGAGGCCCGTAGTCGGCTTGCTGCTGAATTCTTCGTACTGACAGGCGTCGTCAGGTCGAGAGTAACCTGCTACAGAGAGCGTGCACGTCGGCCCAAGTTCAGCGAGCTTTACTTAAATATTCTCGCGAACATTTGCAGTTTAATCTGCATCAGGGACGTGAGGCGCCACTAA